The proteins below are encoded in one region of Equus caballus isolate H_3958 breed thoroughbred chromosome 16, TB-T2T, whole genome shotgun sequence:
- the GNL3 gene encoding guanine nucleotide-binding protein-like 3 isoform X1 — MKRPKLKKASKRMTCHKRYKIQKKIREHHRKLRKEAKKRGHKKPRKDPGVPNSAPFKEALLREAELRKQRLEELKQQQKLDRQKEQEKKRKLETDPGVKTSNLEPVKEEYGQCKTKNKAKSGKQHPKKLYCQELKKVIETSDVVLEVLDARDPLGCRCPQVEEAIVQGGQKKLVLVLNKSDLVPKQNLENWLNYLKKELPTVVFKASTHLKDKGKIIKVRKKAASFKREVCVGKEGLWKLLGAFQETCGKAIRVGVVGFPNVGKSSIINSLKQERICNVGVSMGLTSHHLSCSRSMQVVPLDKQITIIDSPSFIVSPLNSATALALRSPASIEVIKPVEAASVILSQADSRQVVLKFTVPDFKNSLEFFTSLAQRRGLHQKGGSPDVERAAKLLWSEWTGASLGYYCHPPASWTPSPHFNERSVTDMNWGFNLEELEKNNAHSIQAIKGPCLASSILFQSSGLTNGIIEEKDIAEELPKQQKRKQEEGEDCGDIDSDPENVDEEAVEKSSDTCPAEEAWEALPEEVQADEQSAQSHVLDKMTEEEDDAYDFSTDYV; from the exons ATGAAGCGGCCGA AGTTAAAGAAGGCAAGTAAACGCATGACCTGCCATAAGCGGTATAAAATCCAAAAAAAG ATTCGAGAGCACCATCGAAAATTGAGAAAGGAGGCTAAAAAACGGGGTCACAAGAAGCCTCGGAAAGACCCAGGAGTTCCAAACAGTGCGCCCTTTAAGGAGGCTCTTCTTCGGGAAGCTGAGCTAAGGAAACAGCGG CTTGAAGAACTAAAACAGCAGCAGAAGCTTGacaggcagaaggagcaggagaagaaaagaaaactcgaAACTGACCCTGGTGTTAAAACATCTAACTTGGAACCTGTGAAGGAG GAATATGGACAATGCAAAACTAAGAACAAAGCCAAGTCAGGCAAACAGCATCCGAAGAAGTTGTACTGTCAGGAACTTAAAAAG GTGATTGAAACCTCAGATGTTGTGCTGGAGGTATTGGATGCCAGAGATCCTCTTGGTTGCAGGTGTCCCCAGGTAGAAGAGGCCATTGTCCAGGGTGGACAGAAAAAGCTGGTACTTGTGTTAAATAAGTCAG ATTTGGTACCAAAGCAGAATTTGGAGAACTGGCTGAATTATTTGAAGAAGGAATTGCCAACAGTGGTGTTCAAAGCCTCGACACATCTGAAGGACAAAGGGAAGATCATCAAG GTAAGGAAGAAAGCTGCTTCATTCAAAAGAGAAGTCTGTGTTGGGAAAGAAGGCCTTTGGAAACTTCTTGGAGCTTTTCAGGAGACTTGTGGCAAAGCGATTCGGGTTGGAGTAGTTG GTTTCCCAAACGTGGGGAAAAGCAGCATCATTAATAGCTTAAAACAAGAACGGATATGTAATGTTGGTGTATCCATGGGGCTTACAAG TCACCATCTCTCTTGTTCCAGGAGTATGCAGGTTGTCCCCCTGGATAAACAAATCACAATCATAGATAGTCCAAGTTTCATTGTGTCTCCACTTAACTCTGCCACCGCACTTGCTCTGAGAAGTCCAGCAAGTATTGAAGTAATAAAACCAGTGGAGGCTGCCAGTGTCATCCTGTCCCAGGCTGATAGTCGACAG GTAGTACTGAAATTTACTGTCCCAGACTTTAAGAATTCTCTGGAATTTTTTACTTCACTTGCTCAGAGAAGAGGACTACACCAGAAAGGTGGAAGCCCAGATGTAGAACGTGCTGCCAAACTGCTGTGGTCTGAGTGGACAGG TGCCTCCTTAGGTTATTATTGCCATCCCCCTGCATCCTGGACTCCTTCTCCACATTTTAATGAGCGCAGCGTCACAGACATGAATTGGGGCTTTAACCTGGAAGAACTGGAAAAGAACAATGCACACAGCATACAAG CTATCAAGGGCCCTTGTTTAGCCAGTAGCATCCTTTTCCAGTCTTCGGGTCTGACAAATGGAATAATAGAGGAAAAGGACATAGCTGAAGAATTGCCAAAACAGCaaaagagaaagcaggaggagggggaagacTGCGGAGACATTGATAGCGACCCGGAAAACGTTGATGAAGAAGCTGTT GAAAAGAGCTCAGACACGTGCCCTGCAGAAGAGGCCTGGGAGGCACTGCCTGAGGAGGTTCAAGCAG ATGAACAGTCTGCACAATCTCATGTCTTAGATAAAATGACTGAAGAGGAAGATGATGCTTATGACTTCAGTACAGACTATGTATAA
- the GNL3 gene encoding guanine nucleotide-binding protein-like 3 isoform X2, which yields MKRPKLKKASKRMTCHKRYKIQKKIREHHRKLRKEAKKRGHKKPRKDPGVPNSAPFKEALLREAELRKQRLEELKQQQKLDRQKEQEKKRKLETDPGVKTSNLEPVKEEYGQCKTKNKAKSGKQHPKKLYCQELKKVIETSDVVLEVLDARDPLGCRCPQVEEAIVQGGQKKLVLVLNKSDLVPKQNLENWLNYLKKELPTVVFKASTHLKDKGKIIKVRKKAASFKREVCVGKEGLWKLLGAFQETCGKAIRVGVVGFPNVGKSSIINSLKQERICNVGVSMGLTRSMQVVPLDKQITIIDSPSFIVSPLNSATALALRSPASIEVIKPVEAASVILSQADSRQVVLKFTVPDFKNSLEFFTSLAQRRGLHQKGGSPDVERAAKLLWSEWTGASLGYYCHPPASWTPSPHFNERSVTDMNWGFNLEELEKNNAHSIQAIKGPCLASSILFQSSGLTNGIIEEKDIAEELPKQQKRKQEEGEDCGDIDSDPENVDEEAVEKSSDTCPAEEAWEALPEEVQADEQSAQSHVLDKMTEEEDDAYDFSTDYV from the exons ATGAAGCGGCCGA AGTTAAAGAAGGCAAGTAAACGCATGACCTGCCATAAGCGGTATAAAATCCAAAAAAAG ATTCGAGAGCACCATCGAAAATTGAGAAAGGAGGCTAAAAAACGGGGTCACAAGAAGCCTCGGAAAGACCCAGGAGTTCCAAACAGTGCGCCCTTTAAGGAGGCTCTTCTTCGGGAAGCTGAGCTAAGGAAACAGCGG CTTGAAGAACTAAAACAGCAGCAGAAGCTTGacaggcagaaggagcaggagaagaaaagaaaactcgaAACTGACCCTGGTGTTAAAACATCTAACTTGGAACCTGTGAAGGAG GAATATGGACAATGCAAAACTAAGAACAAAGCCAAGTCAGGCAAACAGCATCCGAAGAAGTTGTACTGTCAGGAACTTAAAAAG GTGATTGAAACCTCAGATGTTGTGCTGGAGGTATTGGATGCCAGAGATCCTCTTGGTTGCAGGTGTCCCCAGGTAGAAGAGGCCATTGTCCAGGGTGGACAGAAAAAGCTGGTACTTGTGTTAAATAAGTCAG ATTTGGTACCAAAGCAGAATTTGGAGAACTGGCTGAATTATTTGAAGAAGGAATTGCCAACAGTGGTGTTCAAAGCCTCGACACATCTGAAGGACAAAGGGAAGATCATCAAG GTAAGGAAGAAAGCTGCTTCATTCAAAAGAGAAGTCTGTGTTGGGAAAGAAGGCCTTTGGAAACTTCTTGGAGCTTTTCAGGAGACTTGTGGCAAAGCGATTCGGGTTGGAGTAGTTG GTTTCCCAAACGTGGGGAAAAGCAGCATCATTAATAGCTTAAAACAAGAACGGATATGTAATGTTGGTGTATCCATGGGGCTTACAAG GAGTATGCAGGTTGTCCCCCTGGATAAACAAATCACAATCATAGATAGTCCAAGTTTCATTGTGTCTCCACTTAACTCTGCCACCGCACTTGCTCTGAGAAGTCCAGCAAGTATTGAAGTAATAAAACCAGTGGAGGCTGCCAGTGTCATCCTGTCCCAGGCTGATAGTCGACAG GTAGTACTGAAATTTACTGTCCCAGACTTTAAGAATTCTCTGGAATTTTTTACTTCACTTGCTCAGAGAAGAGGACTACACCAGAAAGGTGGAAGCCCAGATGTAGAACGTGCTGCCAAACTGCTGTGGTCTGAGTGGACAGG TGCCTCCTTAGGTTATTATTGCCATCCCCCTGCATCCTGGACTCCTTCTCCACATTTTAATGAGCGCAGCGTCACAGACATGAATTGGGGCTTTAACCTGGAAGAACTGGAAAAGAACAATGCACACAGCATACAAG CTATCAAGGGCCCTTGTTTAGCCAGTAGCATCCTTTTCCAGTCTTCGGGTCTGACAAATGGAATAATAGAGGAAAAGGACATAGCTGAAGAATTGCCAAAACAGCaaaagagaaagcaggaggagggggaagacTGCGGAGACATTGATAGCGACCCGGAAAACGTTGATGAAGAAGCTGTT GAAAAGAGCTCAGACACGTGCCCTGCAGAAGAGGCCTGGGAGGCACTGCCTGAGGAGGTTCAAGCAG ATGAACAGTCTGCACAATCTCATGTCTTAGATAAAATGACTGAAGAGGAAGATGATGCTTATGACTTCAGTACAGACTATGTATAA